In Corynebacterium matruchotii, a single genomic region encodes these proteins:
- the crtI gene encoding phytoene desaturase family protein encodes MPPNSAVIIGAGIGGLATAGLLARQGVQVTVIEKNDEVGGRAGSLALDGFRWDVGPSWYLMPEAFDRFFALMGTSTEAELNLVTLDPGYRMFFEGEAPMDIPHGATELEQLFESVEPGAGTQIRDYLRSSAEMYQLALQQYLYTNFTSPRSLLSRKMLSRLPLLGMSLRRFVNRQFQDHRLRKILQYPAVFLSSQPKRIPALYHLMSHTDLTLGVQYPLGGFQEVVAALYRLAVAEGVQFRLGQEVTEIYVDDEGVQGVKMVNRQGIPSGQLANVVISNADIQHTEMKLLPPKFRSYNQSYFAQRDPGISAVLVLLGVDGKLPTLAHHNLLMSRDWDADFAAVFDNPGSLRASKSIYVSKPSASDQTVAPKGCENLFVLIPVAPNTSIGHGNAYRQEESPIVRTIASAAVRQIGEWANIPDLVDRVILRRTIGPQDFEERYHSWLGGALGPAHTLGQSAFFRGTNISRRVKGLLYVGGTTVPGVGVPMCLISAENVLTRLGMPTTT; translated from the coding sequence ATGCCACCCAATTCTGCCGTTATCATTGGTGCCGGGATTGGTGGTTTGGCCACCGCCGGATTGCTGGCTCGGCAAGGCGTGCAGGTCACCGTGATTGAGAAAAATGATGAGGTAGGCGGTCGGGCCGGTAGCCTGGCGCTGGATGGTTTTCGGTGGGATGTGGGGCCATCCTGGTATCTCATGCCGGAGGCTTTCGACCGGTTCTTCGCGTTAATGGGTACATCGACGGAAGCTGAATTAAACCTCGTTACTTTAGACCCCGGCTATCGAATGTTTTTCGAAGGCGAAGCCCCCATGGATATCCCCCACGGCGCCACCGAACTTGAACAATTATTCGAATCGGTGGAGCCGGGTGCGGGCACGCAGATTCGGGACTATTTGCGCAGCTCTGCCGAAATGTACCAATTGGCACTGCAGCAATATCTGTACACCAACTTCACATCACCCCGATCATTATTGTCCCGAAAAATGCTGTCGAGACTACCACTATTAGGGATGTCATTGCGCAGGTTTGTGAACCGCCAGTTTCAGGATCATCGACTGCGAAAAATCCTGCAATACCCGGCGGTGTTTTTATCATCGCAGCCGAAACGCATTCCGGCGCTCTACCATCTTATGAGCCATACAGACCTCACCCTGGGGGTTCAGTACCCCCTGGGTGGGTTTCAGGAGGTTGTGGCAGCCCTTTACCGATTGGCGGTAGCAGAAGGGGTACAGTTCCGTCTGGGGCAAGAAGTGACGGAGATTTATGTTGATGACGAGGGTGTGCAGGGGGTGAAAATGGTCAACCGGCAGGGGATCCCCAGTGGCCAACTCGCCAATGTGGTGATTTCCAACGCCGACATTCAGCACACGGAAATGAAGCTATTACCACCAAAATTCCGCAGCTACAACCAGTCGTATTTTGCCCAGCGGGATCCAGGCATCTCTGCGGTATTAGTGCTCTTGGGGGTGGATGGTAAGCTCCCAACGCTCGCCCACCATAACCTATTGATGAGCCGTGATTGGGATGCGGACTTCGCTGCGGTGTTCGATAACCCAGGAAGCCTGCGGGCATCCAAGTCAATCTACGTTTCAAAGCCTTCGGCATCGGATCAAACGGTTGCGCCCAAAGGGTGCGAAAACCTCTTTGTGCTCATACCGGTGGCACCAAACACCAGCATTGGCCACGGCAATGCCTACCGGCAGGAAGAATCACCAATTGTGCGAACAATCGCCTCGGCGGCGGTGCGGCAAATTGGTGAATGGGCGAACATACCGGATCTGGTGGACCGGGTCATTCTTCGACGCACCATTGGCCCACAGGATTTCGAGGAGCGCTACCATTCGTGGCTGGGTGGGGCGTTAGGGCCAGCCCATACGCTGGGCCAATCGGCTTTTTTCCGCGGCACGAATATTTCCCGCCGGGTCAAGGGGCTACTGTATGTGGGTGGCACGACGGTACCGGGTGTGGGGGTTCCCATGTGCCTCATCTCTGCGGAAAATGTCCTCACCAGGCTGGGAATGCCCACCACGACATAA
- a CDS encoding serine hydrolase domain-containing protein, whose translation MSLSTSVAALLDAYMSEVFLATHAPGMQVVVVDKDSVRYARAFGDAVSTNQVTGIGSLTKSMTALAIQQLGVDRQAPVTQYLANLHVPDWVTIDRLLTHTSGIATQATLDNIIVNAPGAFEYANLNYHLLGLVVQAVSGENYDYYMRKHVFEPLGMWNTTADLGRVTDLLTGHTVFFGKPVPWRMERFFPNRMNNEARWGNLSAGFVLSTVHDMGIYLQHYLNNGVPEVPDGGYRDGWFRDGDRIFHAGSLEGYSSFMMLLPELGVGVVVLTNMQDYVGNTMSGLRIEAGITNILAGRQPSPVDRGLYLRRHGLLSALYLTIMALPLVRCRHKTIWNVVLPTALLSVPRIVKARWATVWGFAPNLLVSLVASATLLYAGWFTKKTKTR comes from the coding sequence GTGAGCTTGTCGACGTCCGTTGCTGCGTTGTTGGACGCCTATATGTCCGAGGTGTTCCTGGCCACCCACGCACCTGGCATGCAGGTGGTTGTGGTGGACAAAGATTCGGTGCGTTATGCCCGGGCTTTCGGGGATGCGGTGTCAACAAATCAGGTGACGGGCATTGGGTCGCTCACGAAGTCGATGACGGCGTTGGCGATCCAGCAGCTGGGGGTAGATCGGCAGGCGCCGGTTACCCAGTATCTTGCGAATCTTCATGTGCCGGATTGGGTGACGATTGACCGATTATTAACACACACCAGTGGGATTGCTACCCAGGCAACGCTTGATAATATTATTGTCAACGCCCCGGGTGCGTTCGAATACGCTAACCTTAATTATCATCTTTTGGGGCTGGTAGTCCAGGCGGTATCGGGGGAAAACTACGACTACTATATGCGTAAGCATGTGTTCGAACCCCTGGGGATGTGGAATACCACCGCGGATCTGGGCAGGGTCACTGATCTTCTGACCGGCCACACCGTGTTTTTCGGGAAACCGGTTCCGTGGCGGATGGAACGGTTCTTCCCTAATAGGATGAATAACGAAGCCCGGTGGGGGAATCTATCCGCGGGTTTTGTGCTTTCTACCGTCCATGACATGGGGATTTATCTTCAGCACTATCTGAATAATGGTGTCCCGGAGGTGCCGGATGGCGGCTACCGGGATGGGTGGTTCCGGGATGGCGATCGAATATTTCACGCCGGCTCCTTGGAGGGTTATTCTTCCTTCATGATGCTGCTTCCCGAGCTGGGGGTCGGCGTTGTGGTTTTGACGAATATGCAGGATTATGTGGGAAATACCATGTCTGGGCTGCGGATAGAAGCGGGGATTACTAATATTCTTGCCGGCCGGCAACCTTCGCCTGTTGATCGGGGGCTTTATTTGCGACGCCACGGACTATTGTCGGCCCTGTACCTGACCATTATGGCGTTGCCGTTGGTGCGCTGCCGCCATAAAACAATATGGAATGTGGTGTTACCCACCGCGCTTTTGTCGGTGCCTCGTATTGTGAAGGCCCGGTGGGCCACAGTGTGGGGTTTTGCTCCGAATCTGTTGGTGAGCCTGGTTGCGTCTGCCACGTTGTTGTATGCCGGCTGGTTTACCAAGAAGACGAAGACCCGATAG
- the purE gene encoding 5-(carboxyamino)imidazole ribonucleotide mutase has protein sequence MTALVGLIMGSDSDWVTVEPTVEVLAEFGIPFEVGVVSAHRTPEKMLAYARAAQGNGLKCIIACAGGAAHLPGMVAAATPLPVIGIPRALDTLDGMDSLLSIVQMPAGVPVATVSIGGAKNAGLLAVRILGAGDPALLDQMAQYQEKMRLEVEEKDRRLRRLLLGE, from the coding sequence ATGACTGCACTTGTGGGTTTGATAATGGGATCGGATTCCGATTGGGTAACAGTGGAACCGACCGTGGAGGTTTTGGCGGAGTTTGGAATTCCGTTTGAGGTGGGGGTGGTGTCAGCGCATCGTACCCCGGAGAAAATGTTGGCGTATGCGAGGGCGGCCCAGGGTAATGGGCTGAAATGCATTATCGCGTGCGCGGGTGGGGCGGCGCATTTGCCGGGAATGGTTGCTGCGGCGACGCCACTGCCGGTGATTGGTATTCCGCGCGCATTGGACACGCTGGATGGTATGGATTCCTTGTTGTCGATTGTGCAAATGCCGGCCGGGGTTCCGGTGGCCACGGTGTCGATTGGTGGCGCGAAGAATGCCGGCTTGTTGGCGGTGCGGATTTTGGGTGCTGGTGATCCGGCCTTGCTGGATCAGATGGCGCAGTACCAGGAGAAGATGCGGTTAGAGGTGGAGGAGAAAGACCGCCGGTTGCGGCGGTTGCTGTTAGGGGAGTAG
- a CDS encoding PH domain-containing protein, which produces MMPSEERLRVDVTSPYISMLFPALELIIITGITWIIIGYMDSDKAAWFLDTNIRNLMVGIWAALSLWRFVLPTIRLRNRRIMVNDERIIIHSATLRPTTHTIPLKFIRAVNRKRNELILTVIGQPQPVVLRDVAYSRRVQEEMLAAMDRTPARQEQASYF; this is translated from the coding sequence ATGATGCCTAGCGAAGAACGACTCCGAGTCGATGTCACCAGCCCCTATATCAGCATGCTATTCCCCGCGCTGGAACTCATCATTATTACCGGCATCACCTGGATCATCATTGGATACATGGACTCCGACAAAGCGGCATGGTTCCTAGACACCAACATACGTAACCTTATGGTGGGAATCTGGGCGGCACTATCCCTTTGGCGGTTTGTCCTTCCCACCATTCGGCTACGCAACCGACGCATCATGGTCAACGATGAACGCATCATCATCCATAGCGCCACCCTCCGACCCACTACCCACACCATTCCGCTGAAATTTATCCGTGCGGTCAACCGAAAACGAAACGAACTCATTTTGACGGTCATAGGCCAACCGCAGCCGGTGGTGCTTCGAGATGTTGCATACAGCCGACGAGTGCAAGAAGAAATGTTGGCGGCAATGGACCGCACCCCGGCGCGCCAAGAACAGGCCAGCTACTTTTAA
- a CDS encoding biotin--[acetyl-CoA-carboxylase] ligase, translated as MDNRDPLDIDYLRTQLIANGPYQRIEYFPEVSSTNTELVAAAHDGAPAWTAFLTDHQTAGRGRMGRSFSAPPRSQMPLSILIRPPHESVTRLGTMPLATGLALIDALATPQIQLKWPNDLVIDGRKLCGILAEAVSLGDQPAVVIGLGLNTSLTKEELPVPHATSLHLEGIPYERNELAVRVLNALHHRLTQWETNDPALMPDYRAVSATIGQNARVILPNDTELLGTAEGVADDGRLQVRDQTGTLHELTAGDVTHLRLQ; from the coding sequence ATGGATAACCGCGACCCCCTCGATATCGACTACCTTCGCACCCAGCTCATCGCCAACGGACCCTACCAACGCATCGAATACTTCCCCGAAGTCAGCTCCACCAACACCGAACTCGTTGCCGCAGCTCATGACGGCGCCCCTGCCTGGACCGCCTTCCTCACCGATCACCAAACCGCCGGCCGCGGCCGCATGGGACGCAGCTTCAGCGCCCCACCCCGCTCCCAAATGCCCCTCTCCATCCTTATCCGCCCACCCCACGAATCCGTCACCCGCCTCGGCACCATGCCGCTCGCCACCGGTCTCGCACTCATCGACGCCCTCGCCACCCCCCAAATCCAACTGAAATGGCCCAACGACCTGGTCATCGACGGCCGGAAACTCTGCGGCATCCTCGCCGAAGCTGTCTCCCTCGGCGACCAACCTGCAGTCGTCATCGGACTCGGACTCAACACCTCACTCACCAAAGAGGAACTCCCCGTCCCCCACGCCACCTCACTCCACCTCGAAGGCATCCCCTACGAACGCAACGAACTCGCCGTCCGCGTCCTGAACGCCCTTCACCACCGCCTCACCCAATGGGAAACCAACGACCCTGCCCTCATGCCCGACTATCGCGCAGTCTCCGCCACCATCGGACAAAACGCTCGCGTCATCCTCCCCAATGACACCGAACTATTAGGAACTGCCGAAGGTGTTGCAGATGATGGCCGCCTCCAGGTCCGAGACCAAACAGGCACCCTGCACGAACTCACCGCCGGCGACGTCACTCACCTGCGACTTCAATAA
- a CDS encoding acyl-CoA carboxylase subunit beta, translating to MTISSPLIDVASLPDVSTTAGKIADLKARRIDAASPVGRAAQKKVRDNGRLTARDRLDYLLDPHSFVEIDQLARHRTYDFGMRSKRPATDGIITGWGTIDGREVCVFSQDGTVFGGALGEVYGEKMCKLMELAVTTGRPLIGLYEGAGARIQDGAVSLDLIAQTFYHNINASGVVPQISVIMGSCAGGNAYSPALTDFVVMVDKTSKMFVTGPDVIKTVTSEDISQEELGGASVHMRQAGNSHYTASSDEDALDFVVDLVSYLPSNNREFAPTSDFEPEEGSLEENMNPDDLRLDSIIPDSPTVPYDVREVIESITDDGEYLEIQADRAENVVVAFGRVEGQSVGFVANQPTCLAGCLDIDASEKAARFIRTCDSFNIPIVMLVDVPGFLPGSGQEHNGILRRGAKLLYAYGEATVPKITVTMRKAYGGAYCVMGSKGLGADVNLAWPTAQIAVMGAAGAVGFLHRRDLKAAKEKGLDDSELQELQKLFEKEYEDHMLNPYLAAERGLIDAVILPSETRGQISRNLRLLRNKHVNRPARKHGNIPL from the coding sequence ATGACTATTTCCTCACCTTTGATTGATGTTGCTTCCCTACCGGATGTCAGCACTACTGCTGGCAAGATTGCTGATCTTAAGGCTCGTCGTATTGATGCAGCTTCTCCTGTTGGTAGGGCAGCCCAGAAAAAGGTACGCGACAATGGTCGCCTCACCGCGCGTGATCGCCTGGATTATCTACTTGACCCGCATTCCTTTGTGGAAATTGACCAATTAGCCCGTCACCGTACTTATGATTTCGGTATGCGCAGCAAGCGACCTGCTACGGATGGCATTATCACCGGTTGGGGCACGATTGATGGTCGGGAAGTGTGCGTGTTCTCCCAAGATGGCACCGTATTTGGCGGCGCCCTGGGTGAGGTTTATGGCGAAAAAATGTGCAAGCTCATGGAGCTAGCTGTTACCACCGGCCGTCCGCTCATTGGCCTGTATGAAGGGGCCGGTGCCCGTATCCAAGATGGTGCCGTTTCCTTAGATTTGATTGCCCAAACGTTCTACCACAACATTAATGCTTCTGGCGTGGTCCCCCAGATTTCGGTGATTATGGGTTCATGCGCCGGCGGCAATGCTTATTCCCCCGCCTTGACCGACTTCGTGGTCATGGTGGATAAGACCTCCAAGATGTTTGTGACCGGCCCGGATGTGATTAAGACCGTCACCAGCGAGGATATTTCGCAAGAGGAATTGGGTGGCGCTAGCGTACATATGCGCCAGGCTGGCAACTCCCACTACACGGCTTCTTCCGATGAGGATGCCTTGGACTTCGTGGTCGACCTGGTGAGTTACCTGCCGTCTAATAACCGGGAGTTCGCCCCCACTAGCGATTTCGAGCCGGAGGAGGGTTCTTTAGAGGAAAACATGAATCCGGATGATCTGCGGCTGGATTCCATCATCCCGGACTCCCCCACCGTTCCTTACGATGTGCGCGAGGTCATTGAATCCATCACCGATGATGGCGAATACCTGGAGATCCAGGCCGATCGTGCCGAAAACGTTGTGGTGGCTTTCGGCCGGGTCGAAGGGCAATCCGTGGGGTTTGTTGCTAACCAACCCACCTGCCTGGCTGGCTGCCTCGATATTGATGCTTCGGAAAAGGCAGCCCGGTTCATCCGTACCTGCGACTCTTTCAACATTCCCATCGTAATGCTGGTTGACGTACCAGGTTTCCTGCCCGGCTCCGGCCAGGAACACAACGGTATTCTGCGGCGCGGGGCTAAGCTGCTCTACGCCTATGGTGAGGCTACCGTCCCGAAGATCACCGTCACCATGCGCAAGGCCTACGGCGGGGCTTATTGCGTGATGGGTTCCAAGGGCCTGGGCGCCGATGTGAATCTGGCTTGGCCCACCGCCCAGATCGCGGTGATGGGTGCCGCTGGCGCAGTCGGGTTCCTGCACCGTCGGGATTTGAAGGCCGCTAAGGAGAAGGGGCTGGATGATTCCGAGCTGCAAGAACTGCAGAAGCTGTTCGAGAAGGAATACGAGGATCATATGTTGAATCCGTATTTGGCTGCTGAGCGTGGGCTGATTGACGCGGTCATTCTGCCTTCGGAAACTCGCGGCCAGATTTCCCGAAATCTGCGGCTGCTGCGGAATAAGCATGTGAATCGGCCGGCCCGGAAGCACGGCAATATTCCGCTCTAA
- a CDS encoding acyl-CoA carboxylase subunit beta, whose translation MTAATISQPGTTGAAAPDLTTTAGKLADLRARIAETHTPMGQASVDRVHDAGKKTARERIEYLLDDGSFVEVDALARHRSKNFGLDAKRPITDGVVTGYGTIDGRKVCVFSQDGAIFGGALGEVYGEKIVKIMDLAIKTGVPLIGINEGAGARIQEGVVSLGLYAQIFYRNTLASGVIPQISLIMGACAGGHVYSPALTDFIIMVDKTSKMFITGPDVIKTVTGEIVTQEELGGAHTHMGTSGTSHYTASDDADALDWVRDLVGYLPANNRAEAPREPADIMVGSVQENITDSDLELDTIIPDSPNQPYDMKDIITHVVDDGDFFEIQEGYAGNIIIGFGRVEGRSVGVVANQPTEFAGCLDIRAAEKAARFIRTCDAFNIPIIEFVDVPGFLPGTSEEYNGIIRRGAKLLYAYSEATVGKITVITRKSYGGAYCVMGSKDMGADLVFAWPTAQIAVMGAAGAVGFIYRKEIKAAADRGEDVVAVAKKYEQEYETTLVNPYMAAERGFVDAVIPPSETRGQIIEGLRLLDRKVVNMPAKKHGNIPL comes from the coding sequence ATGACAGCCGCAACAATCTCACAGCCAGGCACCACAGGTGCCGCAGCACCAGATTTAACCACCACTGCCGGAAAGCTCGCTGATCTGCGGGCCCGCATTGCCGAAACCCATACTCCCATGGGACAGGCATCCGTAGACCGAGTCCATGACGCAGGAAAGAAAACCGCCCGGGAACGCATCGAATATTTGCTCGATGATGGTTCCTTTGTAGAAGTCGACGCCCTGGCTCGCCACCGATCCAAGAATTTCGGCCTGGACGCCAAGCGTCCCATTACCGACGGTGTGGTTACCGGCTACGGCACCATTGATGGTCGTAAAGTGTGCGTCTTTTCGCAAGACGGGGCCATTTTCGGTGGGGCGCTCGGTGAGGTTTACGGCGAAAAAATCGTCAAGATCATGGACTTGGCCATTAAAACTGGCGTGCCGCTCATTGGTATTAACGAAGGCGCCGGCGCCCGCATCCAAGAGGGTGTGGTCTCGCTGGGCCTCTATGCCCAAATTTTCTACCGCAATACCTTGGCGTCGGGTGTGATCCCCCAGATTTCCCTCATCATGGGCGCCTGCGCCGGCGGTCACGTGTATTCCCCCGCCCTGACCGACTTCATCATCATGGTCGATAAGACTTCAAAGATGTTTATCACCGGACCTGATGTTATTAAGACCGTGACCGGTGAAATTGTTACCCAGGAGGAATTGGGTGGCGCGCACACACATATGGGCACCTCGGGCACCTCCCACTATACGGCATCTGACGATGCCGATGCGCTCGACTGGGTGCGGGATTTGGTGGGCTACCTGCCGGCAAATAACCGTGCCGAGGCGCCACGTGAGCCCGCTGACATTATGGTGGGATCGGTTCAGGAAAACATCACCGATTCTGATCTGGAACTTGATACTATTATTCCTGATTCGCCCAACCAGCCATACGACATGAAAGATATCATCACCCACGTGGTTGATGATGGCGACTTCTTCGAAATCCAAGAAGGCTACGCCGGCAATATCATCATTGGCTTTGGCCGGGTCGAAGGCCGATCCGTGGGCGTGGTGGCCAACCAACCCACCGAATTTGCTGGCTGTCTGGATATTCGAGCGGCAGAGAAAGCCGCACGATTTATCCGCACCTGTGATGCCTTCAACATTCCCATCATCGAGTTTGTCGATGTGCCCGGCTTCCTCCCCGGCACCAGCGAGGAATACAACGGCATCATTCGCCGTGGGGCGAAACTGCTGTATGCTTACTCGGAAGCCACCGTCGGCAAGATTACTGTTATTACCCGTAAGTCCTACGGTGGCGCTTATTGCGTGATGGGGTCCAAGGACATGGGCGCCGACCTGGTGTTCGCCTGGCCTACCGCCCAAATTGCGGTGATGGGTGCCGCCGGCGCCGTGGGATTTATTTACCGGAAGGAAATCAAAGCCGCCGCCGACCGGGGCGAGGATGTGGTGGCCGTCGCTAAGAAATACGAGCAGGAATACGAAACAACACTGGTCAACCCCTATATGGCTGCGGAACGCGGTTTCGTAGATGCGGTTATCCCACCGTCAGAAACCCGTGGTCAAATCATCGAGGGGTTGCGACTACTCGATCGTAAGGTAGTGAATATGCCGGCCAAGAAGCACGGTAATATTCCGCTATAA
- a CDS encoding acyl-CoA carboxylase subunit epsilon → MSDQKPFLRIIKGNPSDVEVATLTALFATMANNAASAAAPERERNLWGNVSERLHRPMIYNPSAFRNVSFY, encoded by the coding sequence ATGTCCGACCAAAAACCATTCCTACGGATCATCAAGGGCAATCCCAGTGATGTTGAGGTGGCCACCCTCACGGCGTTATTTGCCACCATGGCGAATAACGCCGCCTCGGCTGCTGCCCCGGAGCGTGAACGTAACCTGTGGGGAAATGTCTCTGAACGCCTGCATCGGCCTATGATCTATAACCCATCGGCATTTAGGAATGTCAGCTTCTACTAA
- a CDS encoding LacI family DNA-binding transcriptional regulator: MADNPISPRGRENTHPTEQNRRTGPHSAAANRPGRRRAHRGNGATLKDIAELTGLSVSTVSRALSRNPVIPAPTRESWKKRRQN, translated from the coding sequence ATGGCAGATAACCCCATCTCGCCACGCGGCCGAGAAAACACACACCCCACCGAGCAGAATCGACGAACTGGTCCCCATAGCGCCGCCGCCAATCGCCCTGGTCGACGCCGAGCACATCGGGGCAATGGTGCCACGTTGAAGGACATAGCCGAACTCACTGGCCTGTCTGTTAGTACCGTATCGCGTGCGCTATCACGCAACCCTGTCATCCCCGCCCCCACCCGAGAGTCGTGGAAAAAGCGGCGGCAGAATTAA
- a CDS encoding substrate-binding domain-containing protein: protein MEKAAAELKYRPNAQARALRNARTNIIGVLVPDIQNPFFSTLAASIHKAAYENGFSMLLSHTDEKPDRLNRALEMLGRQRVDGIIVVPHIQSARATLELHDSGMPIVAADRLIPHSIIPSVTADAVPGITDALMALSALPNAKIGYLAGPQDTSTGQERLNLVKEISKEMGLEPPTIFFGGYQELAGFEGTIDLLEQGVNCILASDTMMTTGAVEALREKNLKIGKHVALVGYDDTQLFRLQNPPLSVIDQNVTLIGKKAFEMLYDYITLEKAPKSMKIPSIYRGRGSTMLAP from the coding sequence GTGGAAAAAGCGGCGGCAGAATTAAAATATCGGCCCAATGCTCAGGCACGCGCCTTGCGGAATGCCCGCACCAATATTATCGGCGTGCTGGTGCCCGATATCCAAAACCCCTTCTTCTCTACCCTGGCCGCCTCAATCCACAAGGCAGCATATGAGAACGGGTTTTCGATGCTACTGAGCCACACTGACGAAAAACCCGATCGGCTTAACCGAGCATTAGAAATGCTGGGTCGCCAACGAGTCGACGGTATCATCGTGGTTCCTCATATCCAATCGGCTCGCGCAACCTTGGAACTGCATGATTCCGGCATGCCCATTGTTGCCGCTGACCGTCTTATTCCCCATTCGATCATCCCCTCAGTCACCGCCGACGCAGTCCCAGGCATCACGGATGCACTCATGGCGCTATCCGCGCTGCCGAACGCAAAAATCGGATACCTGGCCGGCCCCCAGGACACCTCAACCGGGCAGGAACGCCTCAATTTGGTGAAAGAAATTTCGAAAGAAATGGGATTGGAACCGCCAACAATCTTCTTCGGCGGTTACCAAGAATTGGCAGGGTTTGAAGGCACAATAGACCTGTTGGAGCAGGGGGTGAACTGTATTTTAGCTAGTGACACCATGATGACCACAGGTGCTGTGGAAGCGTTGCGCGAGAAAAATCTCAAGATCGGCAAGCATGTGGCCTTAGTGGGGTATGACGACACACAATTATTCCGTCTGCAAAACCCACCGCTTAGTGTCATTGACCAAAATGTCACACTCATTGGTAAGAAAGCATTCGAAATGCTTTACGACTACATCACCTTGGAGAAGGCACCGAAGAGCATGAAGATCCCGTCAATCTATCGGGGTCGTGGTTCCACAATGCTTGCCCCATAA